AAGAATTGAAAGTCTATCACTTCAAAATAATACTTTAAAGGAAATCCAGGAGACAGGGGTTTTTGACATGACTAAGTTATCCTTAGTCAACCCTGTAATTGACATTTACTTGGATTCTGCGGAAAAAGAAGTAAAGGCCAAGCCTGTAAAACCAAAAAATAAAGAAGGGTTAATTCAAACCGTACTTTTGCAAGATATCCTCGTTCAAAATGGCAAGTTTACTTTATATAATAAGGAATTAGGTCCCATTGAGCATCTGGCTTTTGATGGGGTAAATGTGGAATTGGCGGAACTGAATTTTAATTTGATAGGGAAGGATCAAAAAATAAGTCCACAGTTCCTACTGGAAAGAGACCATAGTTTATCCTTGACAAACTACGTGTATTATAGTTCCGATAGTCTCAATAGAGTTGAAATAGGAAAGCTTAGTTTGCTAGATGATGATCTAATAGTAGAGGATATCAAAGTAGGTCCGACAATTGGGAGATATAATTATTTGAACCAACAAGGTTTTCAATCCGATGCGATCGATGCAGAAATAAAAAAGGTCACTTTATTGAATATTGATTTTAATGAGTATTTCCTGAATAATAAAGTAAGGGCTCAGGGCTTAATTTTGGATAGCTTGAGTTTGGATGTGTTTAGAGATAAACGCTTACCAATAAAAGAAGGTGTCTATAAACCCATGCCACAAGCCTTGATGAGGAATTCACCAATTGATTTGGAGGTTGATTCGGTAAAAGTGAACGGTGGCCTAATCAGGTATGAAGAGTTTGGCCCTAAGTCCATGCTACCTGGGATGATTTCTTTTAATCAAGTTGATGCAAAATTGGCTCCCTTTATTTTAACGAAGAGTGAGCAAGATTACCCAGTTATGAGTACGAAATTACATGCTACCAGTAAATTGATGGGGCAAGGGGATGTTCAGCTAGAGGCGACCTTATTTTATGATGATCCCTATCCGATGGAAGTGGATATCTCATTGGGTGAATTGGATTTGACCACTCTAAATAATATGCTTTCTAGGGGTGTGTTTGTAAGGGTGTTAGATGGGAGAGTAACTGATGGGGAATGGAATTTCAAGGTAAATGATGATGTAGCGCAAGGGAAGATGAATTTCCATTATGAAGATTTGAAAATCGAATTTTTGGATAGTTTAACCTTGGAGCGGGGTACAGGGAAGCTCAACTTAATGACCTTTATTGCAAACACGATAACCAAGAATTCTAATCCCAGAAAATTTTTCAATAAACGAGTAACGGCCACAATTTATAATGAGCGAGATAAATCCAAATTCATTTTTGGAGGTTGGTGGAGAGCTACATTTAGTGGACTAAAAGGAAGTCTAGGTTTAGGTCAGCCAAAGGTGCCAAAAAGAAGGGAAGAAGAAGAGTAATACTCTATTCAAGACAAATAAAAATCCCCCTTTGATCTACTTGATTAAAGGGGGATTTTTTAGATGTTTTTATTTCCGTATTAATTTGAGTTGTTCACTCTGATCTCCCCAAATAAGTTGGACAATATGCATTCCAGAGATGGCTGTTTCCAGATAGGAATTTACAGCTCGGTTTACTTCTTCGACAGAATTAGCAGAATAACTAACATTAATCCCTCTTACATCTGAAATTCGAACAATGATTGGTTCATCATGATAATTGGATGGATTGATTAAACCGACTGTTACATTTGATCTCAGTTCACTAGGATTAGGATAGATGATCCAATTGGACTCACCCTTCAAGCTTGGAACTTGGATGGCTCTAGTGACGCTATAAGTAAACGTGTCTTCAAAATCCACTTGCTTTAATCGATAGAAAATATTACCTCCATAACCTGGGAGTTGAGTATCTGTAAAGGTATAATCAGTTTGGCTATCCTTATATCCTTGACCTGCTACTTCTCCTATTTTTTCCCAATTGTTGGCGTCCCCAATGGATCTTTCTACTTCGAATTTCGCATTTGCCCATTCCTTAGAGGTTGCCCAAGATAGTTGCCCATTACGGTTAACTTCATCAAACTTCGTTTCAAAATAGAGGTATTCTACTTGGAGGATTTTGAAGTTTTTGAAAACAATGTAAATGATTCCATCTCCTCCTTTACCTCCGCCATTATATCCAGCGCCTCCACCAGATCCAGTTTTATCTACTCCGGAATAACCTATCCCATTTGTATTTAAAATATCAAGATTTCCATCTCCTCCTAATTTGGTTTCATCTACTAAGGATTTCCCTCCTTCTCCAATTTTTTCTGTTCCATTAAAATATTCACCAATACCTCCACCACCGGCACCATAATATCTTATAGTGTCTCCAAGGCTCAGTGTTACTGCATCTCCTCCTCTACCACCTTCTCCTTGACCGGCTCCGGCTGCTTTTCCGTGCTGACCATCTTCAGCAGGAGCTGGTTTCCAAGGAATAAGTCCACCACCACCACCACCGGCAATTGCATTTTGTGGATCATTGTAATCCCCGTTTCCTCCAGCATTGCCATTGTATATCACATCGGGAGTTCCTGAATAAGTAAGTGGAATAGCATTTCCGCCTGATCCAAAAGACTTATTTGGTGCAGGAGTTGCTCCACCACCACCTCCAGAAGAACCGTTACCTCCAGCGTTAACAATTTGGGATCCACCACCGCCTCCACCTGATACAAAGATATCAATTGAATTTCCATCAATTTCCCCTGTAAATTCAGATGCTTCACCATTAGTACCAGGTCTTTCACCTACTCCAGCACCAGGTCCCCCTTGTCCAACTTCAAGTCCAAAAGTAGTTCCAACAGGTAGTCCATATGGATTTGTAGTAGAGAAGGTTTGAACAATCATTGCACCAGAACCACCTCCACCAGAACCTTCGCCACTTCCGCCACCACCTCCGCCACTTCCTACATATACAGTGAACTCAGATAATCCTTCAGGTGCCGTCCAAGTACCATCACAAGTATACTCGATAACTGTGTTTCCTGATTTTGACCCATCATCAATAACAGTTATACAGTCGGTGTCATCTGCGTCAGGACAAGAATAAGAAATAACAACTAGTCCATTACCTCCTTTAAATCCTGTTCCGTTTGATGAACCCCCGCCACCTCCTGGTGATTTACCGGCCGTTCCTGAGGTACCACCAGAACCGCCTATACCTCCAAGTGGCCCGCCGCCGTCACCTCCTTTATTACCTACTGAGTTTGTCCCATCCTCTCCTGAGTGCCTTGTGTCATAATTACCACTTTCTCCTTTAGCAAATGATGTCGAAAGACCGCTATTACCACCCCCGGCATAAACTAGGCTATTTCCTTGTTGGTCAGAAATATTTGAGTCTCTTGTAACATAAGACATACCGCCATTTGTATTTTCAGAACCACCAGCACCTACAATAACACCCAATGGTTCTCCAGGGGTAACTGGAATATTAGTACGTATAGAATATGCACCGCCACCACCACCAACGGCAGCGTTTCCTTTACCACCACCGCCACCACCGCCATAAACTTCAATAGTTATACTATATACATTTGCAGGAACATAGAATGTACTACTGGTAGAATATACTGCTGCACAAATTCCAAAGTAAGTTGTAGGAGGATCAGGTAAAGTTACTGTACACTGATCTGTTGTTTTCTTGAGACTTAAGATTTTAACAGTATATGTTTCGGTATTATCATTGATTGCATTCGTTAGGAAACTACCTTTTCCATTATTTACTGATACATTGACTGGACCAACTTGAGTAAAAGAACCTGCACCTTCTGCAATTTCATATACAACTTCATAGGTGCCATTCGATAAAATTGTAGGATCTCCATACATAGTTATTGTGGCAGATCCACCTATTGTAGTTGCTGAAACTGAAGTGACAGCAGTTAAGGTATAGTCTGGAGAAACTTCGATGGTTCCCGTAGCCTCTAATCCATTGATACAATCACCGATTAAGGGAATACTATAGGTTTGTGCTCCAATTGTTGGACTAGTTGCAGTACCTGAAAAAGTAATTAAGCCAGTATTTATATCAAATGATGCATTAATACCATCTGGTAATCCAACGGGCGTTCCTATACCCGTAACACCATTAGTAGATTGTGTAAATGGTGTCAATATTGGACTACTTATACAGACACTTGGATAAGCTACTGAAGTAGGGCCTACAGTTGCTAGAGGCGTGACTGTAATGGTTCCAGTAGCAAGTGTTGTTCCGCATCCTCCAGTTAATGGAATAGAATAATTGAAGGTGCCTGACTCAGAAGGTGTTCCAGATATAGTTATTACATCACCTGACCAAGTAGCTAATACACCTGCAGGTAATCCGTTCACTCCTGTGTCATCTCCGTCATTAGAAATCCCAGTTGCTCCTGTAGTAGCAATGGTAATATCTGTAAGAGCAGAATTGATGCAAAGTGTTGGGTCAGAAGAAGGGGCTCCAGCTGTATTATCAGGAGTGACAAATATAGAGCCCGTCGCATTCACTATTCCGCATCCTCCTGTCAAAGGAATTGAATAATTGAAAGTTCCGGATTCAGTAGGCGTTCCGGTAATTGTGATTATATCACCTGACCATGAGGCCGATACCCCCACAGGCAAACCATTAACACCTGTATCATCCCCGTCATTTGAAATTCCGGTAGCACCAGTAGTAGCAATTGTGATATCAGTTAAAGGAGTATCAATACAAAGCGTTGGTTCAGAAGAAGGTATGTTAGCTGTATTGTCTGGAGTCACAGTAATTGTTCCTGTAGCTTCTACTATTCCACATCCTCCAATCAAAGGTATAGCATAGTTAAAGGTTCCTGACTCGGAAGGACTCCCCGAAATAGTAATAATGTCGCCTGACCAAGAGGCTGATACCCCAGCAGGTAAACCATTTATACCTGTATTGTCCCCATCATTTGAAATTCCCGTAGCACCAGTAGTAGCAATAGTAATATCAGCTAACGGAGTATTGATACAAAGAGTTGGATCCGAAGAAGGAGTTGAGGCTGTGTTATCTATACTAACCGTAAATGCTCCCGAAGTACTAGATATCACATTTGGTCCACAATCACTTGAAACTTCTACAAAATAGAATGTGGTTGTTCCTTGAGCTGTAGTAGGTGGAGTAAATGTATTAGAGTCCGTTCCAACCATAGTTACATCCGGTCCGGTTGTGGATGCAGTTGAATTACTGTACCATTGGTAATGGATAGTTCCTGTTCCAATAGCATTTACTGAAATAGGGTTAAAGGTTTCAACATCACAAATGGTTTGGCCAGCTAGACTCTCATTTTCTATTTCTGTTAGAGGAGTAACTGTAAATGCTCCCGATACATCTGTTGGTATGGTTCCGCAATTACTGGATGCCACAGCATAATAATAATAGGTTCCAACCTCATCCGAAGGAGGAGTATAATCCTCACTAATCGCACTTGGTATCAACGTTCCACCAGTATTGCTTGGAGTAGTATTTTTGTACCATTGATAAGTTACTGTGCCTTCCCCAGAGGCTAAAACAGATAATGTTGGAAATGGATCCCCTAAACACTCTGTTTCATCAGAAGTGGATGGGTTTATATCGATGACAGTTTTAGGAGGGTTTACTCTAAATTCTCCTGAGACTGAAGAAGTCTCTATTCCACAATTTCCAGTAACCACAACATAATAATAGGAAATACCTTCAGTTGAAGAAGGTGGTGTGAATGTAGCTGATGTGGCACCAACTACTGCAGTACCCCCCGAATTTGTTTGTGTTGGCACAGAATACCATTGGTATGTTAAATCTCCGCCTTCTGCTACTACTGATAAAGGATTAAAACCATCTCCAAAACATTCTACTCTATCTGAATTATCTGGTTGAGTAGTTATAGCCGTTATAGGGTCTACAATGAACGCTCCTGAAATATTTGAAGTAACAGTAGGCCCGCAATCACTTGAAACTTCAACATAATAGTATAAAGTGCCTAAGGTAGAGGCATCCGGTGTATAAGATGAGGAATTTGACCCAACAGGAGTCCCCCCTGAATTAGTTGGTGTAGAGGTACTATACCATTGATAATTTAGGGTACCTGTACCACTTGCTGAAATGGATATTGGAGAAAATGATGTCTGTCCAATACAAGCTGATTGCGCTGAAAGGTTTTCAGAGTCAATGGAAGTAGCAGGGTTAACAGTAATTGCACCTGAAACATCAGAAGTCAAAGTACTACAATCACTTGTTATTTCTACAAAGTAGTAAAGTGTACCGACAGTTGTTGAAGGGGGAGTAAAATTTGGAGAGTCAGTTCCTACAGGTGTTACCTCTGGACCGGAAATAGAATTAGTCGTATTACTGTACCACTGATAAGTTAGTGTTCCAGTTCCACTTGCTAATACTTGTAATTGATTAAATCCAACACCAATACATTGAGTTTGGTCTATAGAAGATGGATGAGTATCTATTACCGTTTCAGGAGTAACGATAATTTCAACGACATCAGACGTGGCCTGCCCACAGACAGAGCTTGAAGCAACAGCATAATAGAACATGCTTCCATCTACGTCTGTAGGAGGAGAATAAGTATTTCCAGTCCCCACAGAGGTTCCTCCGATAGTACTATTGGAAGTATTTGAAAACCACTCATAGGTAAAAGTCCCAGTACCGGTTGCTGAAACAGTCAAGTCGACTGGAATATCATCTTGGCAATAAGTTGCGCCGACGGGCTGAGAGTCTATTGTAGTTTCAGGAGTAACGATAATTTCAACGACATCAGAGGTGGCTTGCCCGCAGACAGAGCTTGAAGCAACAGCATAATAGAACATGCTTCCATCTACGTCTGTAGGAGGAGAATAAGTATTTCCAGTCCCCACAGAGGTTCCTCCGATAGTACTATTGGAAGTATTTGAAAACCACTCATAGGTAAAAGTCCCAGTACCGGTTGCTGAAACAGTCAAGTCGACTGGAGTATCATCTTGGCAATAAGTTGCGCCGACAGGCTGAGAGTCTATTGTAGTTTCAGGAGTAACGATAATTTCAACGACATCAGACGTGGCTTGCCCGCAGACGGAGCTTGAAGCAACAGCATAATAGAACCTGCTTCCATCTACGTCTGTAGGAGGAGTATAAGTATTTCCAGTTCCCACAGAGGTTCCTCCGATAGTACTATTGGAAGTATTTGAAAACCACTCATAGGTAATAGTTCCTGTACCGGTTGCTAAAACTGTTAAATCGACTGGAGTATCATCTTTGCAATATGTTGCGCCAATAGGATGAGTGTCTATTGTTGTTTCGGCAGTAATGTTAATAGTGCCTGTTGTGCTAAGGGTTACACCATATCCTGTTGTGATATTAATATTATAGGTGCCACTACTTGTTGGAGTTCCTGAAAAGGTAAGAATTCCAGAACCACTAGTAAAAAAGGGGGTAATACCTGAAGGTAAATTTGTAACTGTTGCAGTGGAACCAGTTGGAACAGAATAGATTATGCCTGTAATCGGAGATCCTTCACACACTGTTTGGTTATCCGTCCCTGTCGCCGATGTAAGTGCTATATATGAAATTCTGATTTGACCATTTCCTCCTCTTGGTCTTGTTGTGTTAGATTGACCAGAACCGCCTCCACCTCCTCCTGGATTTGAACCTATTGTACCTGCAATGGTATTTGCACCTCCAGCGCCTCCTGTTCCACCATTTCCAGCAGCATTTCCTCCGTTGCCACCAGAACTTCCTGATTTAATATTCCCAGCTGAACCTACTAATTGAGATTCATTTCCTACAGTGGCTATACCACCGGCTCCACCATTTCCATTATCAGTCCCTTTTGTTCCGCCACCTGCAGAAACTAAAATAGGACCAGATCCAAAGGAAGATAAGCCTCCATTAGAATTGCTTGCTCCTGCACCCACAACATATGGATAAGAACTCAAAAATGGAGACGAAATATTAGATCTTGAATAGGAACCTCCGCCGCCACCGCCACCACGGTCATTTCCTCCTGATCCACCTGCCCCCCAAGCCTCAACTTTCAAAACTTTCACTCCTGGAGGAACAGTGAAAGTCCCTGATCCAGGTGTTGTAATTGTCTGTGTCTGAGCTGCTAAAAAATTTGAAAATACCATTCCAAGCATCATTCCAAGCAGAAAGATGGGTTGAAAAAGTATTTTAGGTAAAAAGTGTTTCAGACGCATTAATTATTATCTGGTAACAAACATTTCGAATCCATTAAAATGTATTTCAAATATACTATGTTGCTTTTTAGTTTAAAAGAAATTGAACATAAATTATTGAATTACAATTAGTAAAGATTCATTCCCGCTAAAACTAAAGAGTTAAATTGACAAGAATAAATTATTGTCTTCCAACCTTGATTTTTTTGTAAAGTTTCAAATAGGCAATAGAAATTTTTAACTATTATTTTAAAATACAAATATATGCATTTAAGATTCACTTATATGAGTATATATAAAACATTGTTTTGAATATTAGTAGAAATGGAGCCTAATCTATCTATAATTATATAAAAAACAAATAATGTTCTATTTTAACTAAATTGTATGCAAATAATACTTATTATTTAGTTATGAGATGTTTTGAAAATTTGGAAACTCAAAAGTGGTCTAAAATTTAGTCAGGATATAAATGCCTTCCCTATTTTTTAAAATTAAGTAGAAATATAAATTCCATTCTTATTCTTGTAACTCTTCCTTATACCTGAAGCCTAGTGTCCACTGTCTAATTGAATAACACACTTGTTGGCCTAACATTTTTTAGACAATGACCAATGAATTAGGAGTTAAAGGGAGAAAATGGAATATGATTTAGTAATCCTGATCTAGGATAGGGAAAAAATTAATGGATATAGTTATTACAATTTAGGTCTTAAGGATGATTTGGCAACTTTTTATGAGTTTACAGCTGAAAAAGCATCCTACGATGTGTGTTAGCTTAATGAACCTTTATTCTTCCTCCTCTTAATCTACCATTTATTGATTTGTTTGTTCTGATAAAATTGGAAGGGCTAACTAGTTTTATTCCTTAAGGATTTTATGAGATTCTTGATGTGATCCCCAATTAATTTTTATAGTGTATAACCCATTTTTGGAACGAAGAAGATATTCCCGAATAATAGTTGTTAGTTCATCAGGGTTATAGCTTGAAAAAGTGTCGGTTATCCCATTCATTTGAATAATTGAGACAGTTATTAGCTCGTCAAAAATAGATGATGGGTCATTTAATATTAGATTTAAATTGGCTCCATTGGTTGGGTTAGGATAAAGATTCCATTTATTAGAAGGTAACAAAGGGTCTAACTGGATAGCTTTGGTTTTACTATAGCTAAAGCTTCCATTTACATCTATTTGTTTTAATCTGTAAAAAATATTTCCACCTGAAAAAGGAAGATCTTCATCCTGATAAGAATAGGTAGAAATTTCCTGAGCAAAACCCTCTCCATCTACTCTCCCAATAGTTTCCCAATAATCGATTGTATTTACTGCTCGCTCAATTTCAAAATGAGAATTTTGCCACTCCTTGCCAGTCGCCCAATCCAAAATGCCTTTGCGGTCTCTTGAATTATAAACAGCATTAAAATAAAGAAACTCAACTGGTAAGATTCTATAGATTATATTTACCACAACCACTCCATCAGCACCTCTACTTCCCCCTGAAGGTCCAGCATTTCCTCCTGAACCGTACGAACCGTATCCATTTCCACCTACTCCATCGGCTGTAGTGCCTGTTCCACCTCCTCCAGCTCCAAAAACTCCTGTAAAACCATTCGGAGTAATTCCATCTCCTCCATTTCCACCCTGCCCAATAGAAGCAGACGATATTCCAGAAGACCCTGTTCCATTTGCACCTCCTCCTCCAGCCCCGGCTGCTAAAACACTCGTAGTATAACTTCCGTTTCCCCCAGAATTTAAATAAATGATTCCTGATCCAGCTCCCGAACTTGTTCCACCTCCAGAACCTGGACCAGCTTGAGATGCGGGCGTTTTCCTAGAACCTGCACCACCGCCCGAACCTCCAATACCACCATCTCTATTTGAGCCAGAACCTCCTCCATATCCACCTCCATTAGCTCTAAACGAACTGGTTGTAATTCCAGAATTTAAAACAACGATTGTATTTCCTCCTACAGTTCCTCTATTGCTTGAGTTTACTGAACCATTCCCTCCAGCCCCAATTGTTATAACTAATTCAGCTCCTAAGTTCAAATCCAAGTTGATGACTTTAACTTCTCCACCACCACCGCCACCGGCTGAAGTGCCACCTCCTCCGCCACCTCCTCCGCCGACTAATAAGATATCTACATTTGCCACTGCAAAAATCTCATTTGTTGGGTCGTATCCTGTGATATCAGTCAGGTCTGTAATAGTGAAAGTTCCATTGGTGGTGTAGGTCTTAGTTGCACTAACTGACCTGGCATATTGAGCTGAAGAATCTAATACACTCCATAGAAAAGTGATTGAAAGCAATGAAAACCGTAATAGAGCATTCAAATTCAAATAAAACTTGAAGCCCCAAAGAGCATATTTTAGATGCATTCTTTAGACTTAAAATCTAATCTTTATCAGGGTGAGATTAAAGACCAAATCCTTTCAGAATTAATTAAAACAACTAGCTAATAGGATGTCAACTGAAATTTAAATTATATGCCTTAACATTTAAGTCATAATTCATTGAATGTCAGTGGATAGGGTGTACTTTCATAGGGTTTTCAAATGTAAAAAGTCTATATCAATTTTTTACATTTACCTCCAAAAAAATGTCGAATAACTACTGAAAAATCTATTTGGAATTTTTATTCCTCAAAAAATAAAAGCCTTTGATTTAATTAAATCAAAGGCTTTAAAATCGATCCGGAATTGAGAAGTTAACCGTTCATGCTGATCAAAAACTCAGCATTATCTCGGGTTCCTTTCATTCTTTGTAACAAGAATTCCATGGACTCCTGAGCAGTCATATCACTCATGAGTTTACGCAGAATCCATACTCGCTGCATTTCTTCTTTGTCCATCAAGAGATCTTCTCTTCTTGTTCCAGAACTCAATACATCGATAGATGGATAGATTCTTCTGTTGGCAAGTTTTCTGTCCAAGGCCAGTTCCATGTTGCCTGTTCCTTTGAATTCTTCAAAGATCACTTCATCCATCTTAGATCCTGTTTCTACCAAGGCGGTGGCGATGATGGTTAATGAACCACCATTCTCAACATTTCTCGCAGCTCCAAAGAACCTTTTTGGTTTATGAAGCGCATTGGCATCCACACCACCAGAAAGAATTTTTCCTGAACTAGGAACTACTGTGTTATGGGCTCTAGCTAGTCTGGTAATTGAATCTAATAAGATCACTACATCATGACCAACTTCCACCATTCTCTTTGCTTTCTCCAACACAATATTGGCCACTTTTACGTGACGGTCTGCTGTCTCATCAAATGTGGAAGAGATCACCTCAGCATTCACTGATCTTGCCATATCCGTCACTTCTTCTGGTCTTTCGTCAATCAGAAGTATCATCAAATGCACTTCAGGATGGTTTTTGGTGATCGCGTTTGCAATCTGCTGTAATAGTACAGTTTTACCAGTTTTTGGCTGTGCAACAATCATCCCTCTTTGCCCTTTACCAATTGGTGCAAATAAATCTAGGATTCTAGTAGACATTTTATCAGGAGAAGTAGAAAGATTTAATCTTTCCTCAGGGAAAAGAGGTGTCAAATACTCAAAAGGTACTCTATCTCTAATTTCATCCGTGGTTTTACCATTGACTGTCTCAATTTTTAATAGGGCAAAATACTTTTCCCCTTCTTTTGGAGGTCGGATGGATCCTTTAATATGGTCTCCGGTTTTTAAACCGAACAGTTTTACCTGACTTGGTGATACATAGATGTCATCTGGAGAAGCTAGGTAATTGTAATCCAAAGACCTTAAGAAACCATAACCTTCCTGCATCATTTCCAGAACACCTTCATTGACAATGACACCGTCAAATTCGCGGGCATTGACAAAAGGTCTCTTTCTATTCGAATGTGGAGTCGTTTCAGCAGCAGGTGCCATCACCTCATCCTGAGATTTGAAGTTTTTCCTTCTTGGAAGTTCTACCTCCGGCTCTGGCTTATCATTGGATTTTGGAGAAGGAGCAGCTGCTTTTGGATTTTCTTCTTTACTCTTCTCGTCAAAAACCTTTCTTCTTGGTCTAAAAGTTTTGGCATCTTCTGCCTTGGCGGAATCCTCTTTAGGAGTTTCAGCTTTGGCGGGAGCTTCCTTCTTAGGGGCTCTTTCAGTTTTTGCTTCTACCTTCTTGGGTTCTTCCGAAGACGAGTTCTCAGCAGGCTTTTCTTTTGGGATCTCCGTTACATTTTGCCTTTTAAATTTAGGCTTGAATTCAGGTTCTTCGGAAGCAGGTTTTTCACTTGGTGCTGCTTTCTTCTCTTCCTCTGGAGCTTTGGTTTCAGCAACAGACGGTTTCTTTTTAGGCAATGCTTTTTCTGGGGTGATAGCTTGCTGGTCAAGGATCGCGTAGACTAGATCGTCTTTCTTTAGAGTCTTGTGGTTTTTAACTCCCAGTTCCTCTGCGATTTCCTTCAGTTCAGACAGTAGTCTGATTCTGAGTTCTTCTATGTTGTACATAAAGAGGGTATGAAATAATAATATTTTGTAAAATGCGGTATTTGGGATCGTAATTGATTTTCTGAGCAAAAATGGTCTGCAGGAAAAACTTAAGTCAAAGTGGGCTGACTTAGACAACTACGCTACGTCACAATATTAAAGGATCGGTTTGGATTTAGCAAATTTTTATTCCTTTACTGTCATTTTCTTTCTAATTGTTTTTAGATCAGTCTAAAAGCTGACGAAGTATAGTCATGGATTTCCAGGTTTGATTGTTTTCCAATTGTTGATTATAGAACTCAAGTAAGTGATCCATTAATTTCCTTCTTAAAGACAAAGGCACCATGACATCACAAGCATATTTTGAAGTAATTAACTCATTAATGAAGTTTTCGGCTGACTCTAGCTCTTCTAATTTAAAGGGTTGGCCTTGATTCTCTGTTAAAAATTCTTTGGCACTTTCGGGAGCAAAGCCTAGATATTTTGCATGCTCAATTAAAAATACCAGGGGAAAATGACTTAAAGAACATTTTTGACGATCCAATTCGATAATGCTTTTTTCCAGGAAATCAAAAAGGTATTCATTCTGATAATTCTCAAAAATGGACCTCGTAAGTACCTCAGTCATGAATAAGGCTATTCCGGTTCGGTTAAAATCAAAAGGGATTAATTGATTGGCTCGGGTGAGTTTGACTTCAGATATCCGTTGGAGGCCTGTACTTTCTTTATTATACACAACCATGTCCAATAAGGTCATGGGTTGGTATAATGCTATTTTGGATTTACTATTCTGACTTCTTACTCCATTGATTAGATACGACTT
This genomic stretch from Algoriphagus halophilus harbors:
- a CDS encoding Ig-like domain-containing protein, coding for MRLKHFLPKILFQPIFLLGMMLGMVFSNFLAAQTQTITTPGSGTFTVPPGVKVLKVEAWGAGGSGGNDRGGGGGGGSYSRSNISSPFLSSYPYVVGAGASNSNGGLSSFGSGPILVSAGGGTKGTDNGNGGAGGIATVGNESQLVGSAGNIKSGSSGGNGGNAAGNGGTGGAGGANTIAGTIGSNPGGGGGGSGQSNTTRPRGGNGQIRISYIALTSATGTDNQTVCEGSPITGIIYSVPTGSTATVTNLPSGITPFFTSGSGILTFSGTPTSSGTYNINITTGYGVTLSTTGTINITAETTIDTHPIGATYCKDDTPVDLTVLATGTGTITYEWFSNTSNSTIGGTSVGTGNTYTPPTDVDGSRFYYAVASSSVCGQATSDVVEIIVTPETTIDSQPVGATYCQDDTPVDLTVSATGTGTFTYEWFSNTSNSTIGGTSVGTGNTYSPPTDVDGSMFYYAVASSSVCGQATSDVVEIIVTPETTIDSQPVGATYCQDDIPVDLTVSATGTGTFTYEWFSNTSNSTIGGTSVGTGNTYSPPTDVDGSMFYYAVASSSVCGQATSDVVEIIVTPETVIDTHPSSIDQTQCIGVGFNQLQVLASGTGTLTYQWYSNTTNSISGPEVTPVGTDSPNFTPPSTTVGTLYYFVEITSDCSTLTSDVSGAITVNPATSIDSENLSAQSACIGQTSFSPISISASGTGTLNYQWYSTSTPTNSGGTPVGSNSSSYTPDASTLGTLYYYVEVSSDCGPTVTSNISGAFIVDPITAITTQPDNSDRVECFGDGFNPLSVVAEGGDLTYQWYSVPTQTNSGGTAVVGATSATFTPPSSTEGISYYYVVVTGNCGIETSSVSGEFRVNPPKTVIDINPSTSDETECLGDPFPTLSVLASGEGTVTYQWYKNTTPSNTGGTLIPSAISEDYTPPSDEVGTYYYYAVASSNCGTIPTDVSGAFTVTPLTEIENESLAGQTICDVETFNPISVNAIGTGTIHYQWYSNSTASTTGPDVTMVGTDSNTFTPPTTAQGTTTFYFVEVSSDCGPNVISSTSGAFTVSIDNTASTPSSDPTLCINTPLADITIATTGATGISNDGDNTGINGLPAGVSASWSGDIITISGSPSESGTFNYAIPLIGGCGIVEATGTITVTPDNTANIPSSEPTLCIDTPLTDITIATTGATGISNDGDDTGVNGLPVGVSASWSGDIITITGTPTESGTFNYSIPLTGGCGIVNATGSIFVTPDNTAGAPSSDPTLCINSALTDITIATTGATGISNDGDDTGVNGLPAGVLATWSGDVITISGTPSESGTFNYSIPLTGGCGTTLATGTITVTPLATVGPTSVAYPSVCISSPILTPFTQSTNGVTGIGTPVGLPDGINASFDINTGLITFSGTATSPTIGAQTYSIPLIGDCINGLEATGTIEVSPDYTLTAVTSVSATTIGGSATITMYGDPTILSNGTYEVVYEIAEGAGSFTQVGPVNVSVNNGKGSFLTNAINDNTETYTVKILSLKKTTDQCTVTLPDPPTTYFGICAAVYSTSSTFYVPANVYSITIEVYGGGGGGGKGNAAVGGGGGAYSIRTNIPVTPGEPLGVIVGAGGSENTNGGMSYVTRDSNISDQQGNSLVYAGGGNSGLSTSFAKGESGNYDTRHSGEDGTNSVGNKGGDGGGPLGGIGGSGGTSGTAGKSPGGGGGSSNGTGFKGGNGLVVISYSCPDADDTDCITVIDDGSKSGNTVIEYTCDGTWTAPEGLSEFTVYVGSGGGGGGSGEGSGGGGSGAMIVQTFSTTNPYGLPVGTTFGLEVGQGGPGAGVGERPGTNGEASEFTGEIDGNSIDIFVSGGGGGGSQIVNAGGNGSSGGGGGATPAPNKSFGSGGNAIPLTYSGTPDVIYNGNAGGNGDYNDPQNAIAGGGGGGLIPWKPAPAEDGQHGKAAGAGQGEGGRGGDAVTLSLGDTIRYYGAGGGGIGEYFNGTEKIGEGGKSLVDETKLGGDGNLDILNTNGIGYSGVDKTGSGGGAGYNGGGKGGDGIIYIVFKNFKILQVEYLYFETKFDEVNRNGQLSWATSKEWANAKFEVERSIGDANNWEKIGEVAGQGYKDSQTDYTFTDTQLPGYGGNIFYRLKQVDFEDTFTYSVTRAIQVPSLKGESNWIIYPNPSELRSNVTVGLINPSNYHDEPIIVRISDVRGINVSYSANSVEEVNRAVNSYLETAISGMHIVQLIWGDQSEQLKLIRK
- a CDS encoding T9SS type A sorting domain-containing protein, translated to MHLKYALWGFKFYLNLNALLRFSLLSITFLWSVLDSSAQYARSVSATKTYTTNGTFTITDLTDITGYDPTNEIFAVANVDILLVGGGGGGGGGTSAGGGGGGEVKVINLDLNLGAELVITIGAGGNGSVNSSNRGTVGGNTIVVLNSGITTSSFRANGGGYGGGSGSNRDGGIGGSGGGAGSRKTPASQAGPGSGGGTSSGAGSGIIYLNSGGNGSYTTSVLAAGAGGGGANGTGSSGISSASIGQGGNGGDGITPNGFTGVFGAGGGGTGTTADGVGGNGYGSYGSGGNAGPSGGSRGADGVVVVNIIYRILPVEFLYFNAVYNSRDRKGILDWATGKEWQNSHFEIERAVNTIDYWETIGRVDGEGFAQEISTYSYQDEDLPFSGGNIFYRLKQIDVNGSFSYSKTKAIQLDPLLPSNKWNLYPNPTNGANLNLILNDPSSIFDELITVSIIQMNGITDTFSSYNPDELTTIIREYLLRSKNGLYTIKINWGSHQESHKILKE